In Streptantibioticus cattleyicolor NRRL 8057 = DSM 46488, a genomic segment contains:
- a CDS encoding SpoIIE family protein phosphatase/ATP-binding protein: MARPQGRSWALSAPRVTGRRRGRREQPRVSAAERKEREERRPPGRRPRSPLSPRSLAGQVFVLQVFVVLLLVVAGAVALVLQAGRDSTENARNRSLAVAESFAYAPGTAAALASPHPTAVLQPRAEQVRRDAGVDFLVVMNPRGIRYTHPNPAEIGRRFVGDLGPARSGQPTTETVQGTLGRLVQAIVPVPGAHGRVVGLVAAGIRTSQVSGAVNRQLPILLGAAAVGLALATGGTALVTRRLRRQTRGLDPAEMTRMYEHHDAVLHAVREGVLIVGGEGRLVLANDEARRLLALPPDAEGRPVTALGLTGRAAEVLTGGEASTDQVVPAGERLLAVSVRPTDRAGGPPGYVATLRDTTELRALSGRAEQARTRLRLLYEASMRIGTTLEVSTTADELVAAAVPRFADYVTVDLLASVLEGEEPRAGEEEQMCRAAVGGIRPDHPLYPRGSLVRFSAATPMGAGFGSARAVLEPDLRAKPDWFAQDREHGRQIAAFGIHSLITAPIQARGVVLGLANFYRSEVPAPFEEDDLSLAVELTDRAAVCIDNARRYTREHTMAVTLQHSLLPRGLPDQHALDVAYRYLPARAGVGGDWFDVIALPGARVALVVGDVVGHGLHAAATMGRLRTAVRNFSSLDLPPDELLGHLDELVSQIDQEEAGDDGAPPVTGATCLYAVYDPAERRCTMARAGHVEPAVTRPDGTVGFLTLPAGPPLGLSGMPFEAAEVELPEGSHLVLYTDGLVEDRTRDIEEGLDMLRAALTAARGSPEEICRAVLDAMLPPRPSDDIALLVARTRALRPDQMARWEVPSDPAAVSTVRAAVTRQLTEWGLEESAFTAELVLSELITNAIRHASGPIGVRLLRDHALICEVSDTSSTSPHLRYAATTDEGGRGLFLVAQFADRWGTRYTATGKVIWAELALS; the protein is encoded by the coding sequence ATGGCCCGCCCACAGGGCCGATCCTGGGCCCTGTCGGCCCCGCGAGTCACCGGTCGGCGCCGGGGTCGGCGTGAGCAACCGCGTGTCTCGGCCGCGGAGCGCAAGGAACGCGAGGAGCGCCGGCCCCCCGGGCGGCGCCCCCGGTCCCCGCTGAGCCCGCGCTCGCTGGCCGGCCAGGTCTTCGTCCTCCAGGTCTTCGTGGTGCTGCTGCTCGTGGTGGCCGGCGCGGTCGCCCTGGTCCTGCAGGCCGGCCGGGACAGCACCGAGAACGCCCGGAACCGTTCGCTGGCCGTGGCCGAGTCCTTCGCGTACGCCCCCGGCACCGCCGCCGCGCTGGCCTCCCCGCACCCCACCGCCGTCCTCCAGCCCCGCGCCGAGCAGGTGCGCCGGGACGCCGGGGTCGACTTCCTGGTCGTGATGAACCCGCGAGGGATCCGCTACACCCATCCGAACCCGGCCGAGATCGGCAGGCGCTTCGTCGGCGACCTGGGCCCGGCCCGCTCCGGGCAGCCGACCACCGAGACCGTCCAGGGCACCCTCGGCCGCCTGGTGCAGGCGATCGTCCCGGTGCCCGGCGCACACGGCCGGGTGGTCGGGCTGGTCGCGGCCGGGATCCGCACCAGCCAGGTCAGCGGCGCCGTCAACCGTCAGTTGCCGATACTGCTGGGCGCCGCCGCGGTGGGGCTCGCCCTCGCCACCGGCGGCACCGCCCTGGTCACCCGCCGGCTGCGGCGCCAGACGCGCGGGCTCGACCCGGCCGAGATGACCCGGATGTACGAACACCACGACGCCGTACTGCACGCAGTGCGCGAGGGCGTCCTCATCGTGGGCGGCGAGGGGCGGCTGGTCCTCGCCAACGACGAGGCGCGCCGGCTGCTGGCGCTGCCGCCGGACGCCGAGGGGCGCCCGGTGACCGCCCTCGGGCTCACCGGGCGGGCCGCGGAGGTGCTGACCGGCGGCGAGGCCAGCACCGACCAGGTGGTGCCGGCCGGGGAACGGCTGCTGGCGGTGAGCGTCCGCCCCACCGACCGGGCCGGCGGCCCGCCCGGCTACGTGGCCACCCTGCGCGACACCACCGAACTGCGCGCCCTGTCCGGCCGCGCCGAGCAGGCCCGTACCCGGCTGCGCCTGCTGTACGAGGCGAGCATGCGGATCGGCACCACCCTGGAGGTGTCCACCACCGCCGACGAGCTGGTCGCCGCCGCCGTACCGCGGTTCGCCGACTACGTCACGGTGGATCTGCTGGCGTCGGTGCTGGAGGGCGAGGAGCCGCGGGCCGGCGAGGAGGAGCAGATGTGCCGGGCGGCGGTCGGCGGCATCCGTCCCGACCACCCGCTGTATCCGCGCGGCTCCCTGGTGCGGTTCAGCGCGGCCACCCCGATGGGCGCCGGATTCGGCAGCGCCCGGGCCGTCCTCGAACCCGACCTGCGGGCCAAGCCGGACTGGTTCGCCCAGGACCGCGAACACGGCCGGCAGATCGCCGCCTTCGGCATCCACTCGCTGATCACCGCCCCGATCCAGGCCCGCGGGGTGGTGCTGGGGCTGGCCAACTTCTACCGCTCCGAGGTGCCGGCGCCGTTCGAGGAGGACGACCTCTCGCTCGCCGTGGAACTGACCGACCGGGCCGCGGTCTGCATCGACAACGCCCGGCGCTACACCCGCGAACACACCATGGCGGTCACCCTCCAGCACAGCCTGCTCCCGCGCGGCCTGCCCGACCAGCACGCCCTGGACGTCGCCTACCGCTACCTGCCGGCCCGCGCCGGGGTCGGCGGCGACTGGTTCGACGTGATCGCGCTGCCCGGCGCCCGGGTGGCCCTGGTGGTCGGGGACGTGGTCGGCCACGGGCTGCACGCGGCGGCCACCATGGGGCGGCTGCGTACCGCGGTGCGCAACTTCTCCTCGCTCGACCTGCCGCCCGACGAACTCCTGGGCCACCTGGACGAACTGGTCAGCCAGATCGACCAGGAGGAGGCGGGCGACGACGGCGCTCCCCCGGTCACCGGCGCCACCTGCCTGTACGCCGTCTACGACCCGGCCGAGCGCCGCTGCACCATGGCCCGGGCCGGCCACGTCGAACCCGCGGTGACGCGTCCGGACGGCACGGTGGGCTTCCTGACCCTGCCCGCCGGCCCCCCGCTGGGGCTGTCCGGGATGCCGTTCGAGGCGGCCGAGGTGGAACTGCCCGAAGGCAGCCACCTGGTGCTCTACACCGACGGCCTCGTCGAGGACCGCACCCGGGACATCGAGGAGGGCCTCGACATGCTGCGCGCCGCCCTCACCGCGGCGCGGGGCTCGCCCGAGGAGATCTGCCGTGCGGTGCTCGACGCGATGCTGCCGCCGCGCCCCAGCGACGACATCGCCCTGCTGGTGGCCCGTACCCGGGCGCTGCGCCCGGACCAGATGGCCCGCTGGGAGGTGCCCTCCGACCCGGCCGCCGTGAGCACGGTACGGGCCGCCGTGACCCGTCAGCTGACCGAGTGGGGCCTGGAGGAGAGCGCGTTCACCGCCGAGCTGGTCCTCAGCGAGCTGATCACCAACGCGATCCGCCACGCCTCCGGCCCGATCGGCGTACGGCTGCTCCGCGACCACGCGCTGATCTGCGAGGTCTCCGACACCAGCAGCACCTCCCCGCACCTGCGGTACGCGGCCACCACCGACGAGGGCGGGCGCGGGCTCTTCCTGGTCGCCCAGTTCGCCGACCGCTGGGGCACC
- a CDS encoding aggregation-promoting factor C-terminal-like domain-containing protein gives MRKFTSRLRTTAALLATTAGLAGAGAALVPATASAAPASPQAIAAQIVPANQLASFNQIISHESGWNISATNASSGAYGLPQALPGSKMASAGSDWRTNPTTQIKWALDYMNSRYGSPNAAWAYWQTHHNY, from the coding sequence ATGCGCAAGTTCACCAGCCGTCTGCGTACCACCGCCGCCCTGCTCGCCACCACCGCCGGTCTGGCCGGCGCGGGCGCGGCCCTCGTCCCGGCCACCGCCTCGGCGGCCCCGGCCTCCCCGCAGGCCATCGCTGCGCAGATCGTCCCGGCGAACCAGCTCGCGTCCTTCAACCAGATCATCTCCCACGAGAGCGGCTGGAACATCTCCGCCACCAACGCCTCCTCCGGCGCCTACGGCCTGCCGCAGGCCCTGCCGGGCTCCAAGATGGCCTCGGCCGGTTCCGACTGGCGGACCAACCCGACCACCCAGATCAAGTGGGCGCTGGACTACATGAACTCCCGCTACGGCAGCCCGAACGCCGCCTGGGCCTACTGGCAGACCCACCACAACTACTGA
- a CDS encoding D-alanyl-D-alanine carboxypeptidase family protein: MSPGTAPPHRAGPPRRVHAARRAAALAVVSAATAALVTVPAAGAHAASPAPPRTSARGGVLVDTGTGRQLWDKGADTARPMASTTKVMTALVVLDRRDPQLGRLVTVKRVYRDYVARMGASTADLRTGDKLTVRQLLYGTMLPSGCDAAYALADAFGSGRTIAARVASFIARMNAEAARLGLRRTHFDSFDGISQHGTNHASPRDLVRLTRYAMGNSLFRTLVRTPRTVQRATDGRVYTWYNTNRLVGSYPGAIGVKTGSGTAAGLCLVFAATRGGRTVVGVLLGDNNRFPDAEHLLDWAFGARHTSRQALPALPAGLRAD; the protein is encoded by the coding sequence ATGTCCCCCGGAACCGCTCCGCCGCACCGCGCCGGCCCGCCGCGCCGCGTCCATGCCGCCCGCCGGGCCGCCGCGCTGGCCGTGGTCTCGGCCGCCACCGCCGCCCTGGTCACCGTTCCGGCGGCCGGTGCCCACGCCGCCTCCCCCGCCCCGCCGCGTACCTCCGCCCGGGGCGGGGTCCTGGTGGACACCGGCACCGGACGCCAGTTGTGGGACAAGGGGGCCGACACCGCCCGCCCGATGGCCAGCACCACCAAGGTGATGACCGCCCTGGTCGTCCTGGACCGCCGTGATCCGCAGCTCGGCCGGCTCGTCACGGTCAAGCGGGTCTACCGCGACTACGTGGCCCGGATGGGCGCCAGCACCGCCGATCTGCGCACCGGCGACAAGCTGACGGTTCGTCAACTCCTGTACGGCACGATGCTGCCCTCCGGATGCGACGCCGCCTACGCGCTCGCCGACGCCTTCGGCAGCGGACGCACCATCGCCGCCCGGGTCGCCTCGTTCATCGCCCGGATGAACGCCGAGGCGGCCCGACTCGGGCTGCGCCGTACCCACTTCGACTCCTTCGACGGCATATCGCAGCACGGCACCAACCACGCCTCCCCGCGCGACCTGGTCCGGCTGACCCGGTACGCGATGGGCAACAGCCTGTTCCGCACGCTGGTACGCACCCCGCGCACCGTCCAGCGGGCCACCGACGGGCGCGTCTACACCTGGTACAACACCAACCGCCTGGTGGGCTCCTATCCGGGCGCGATCGGCGTGAAGACCGGTTCGGGCACCGCGGCCGGGCTGTGCCTGGTCTTCGCCGCCACCCGGGGAGGCCGCACGGTGGTGGGCGTACTGCTCGGCGACAACAACCGCTTCCCGGACGCGGAACACCTACTGGACTGGGCGTTCGGGGCGCGGCACACCTCCCGGCAGGCGTTGCCCGCGCTGCCCGCCGGCCTCCGGGCGGACTGA